A genome region from Thermococcus onnurineus NA1 includes the following:
- the hisA gene encoding 1-(5-phosphoribosyl)-5-((5-phosphoribosylamino)methylideneamino)imidazole-4-carboxamide isomerase → MRIYPAIDLMGGKAVRLYRGQKEKVKVYGDPVEIASRFTELVDKIHVVDLDGAFTGKPQNLDVVKEIIEETGLKVQVGGGFRSYESIAKAYEIGAENVIIGTKAFDLEFLEKITDNFDGITVSLDARGGKIAVKGWLEESSLKVGEAYEMLREYVDRFIYTSIERDGTLTGIESIERFWKDEEFIYAGGVSSVDDVLKLRRVGFSGAIVGKALYESEVSLKELLEVLEC, encoded by the coding sequence ATGAGAATTTATCCAGCCATTGACCTCATGGGTGGAAAAGCCGTGCGCCTCTACAGGGGGCAGAAGGAGAAAGTGAAGGTCTACGGCGATCCCGTGGAAATAGCAAGCAGATTTACGGAGCTCGTTGATAAAATCCACGTCGTGGACTTAGACGGAGCTTTCACAGGGAAGCCACAGAACCTTGACGTTGTGAAGGAGATAATAGAGGAAACAGGGCTTAAAGTCCAGGTCGGAGGGGGCTTCCGCTCCTATGAGAGCATAGCAAAAGCATACGAAATCGGCGCCGAGAACGTCATAATCGGCACGAAGGCCTTCGACCTCGAGTTCCTGGAGAAGATAACGGACAACTTCGACGGGATAACTGTCAGCCTAGATGCAAGGGGCGGGAAGATCGCGGTTAAGGGATGGCTCGAGGAGAGCTCGCTTAAGGTCGGGGAAGCCTACGAGATGCTCAGGGAGTACGTGGACAGGTTCATCTACACCTCAATCGAGAGGGACGGCACACTGACGGGGATAGAAAGTATAGAGCGGTTTTGGAAGGATGAGGAGTTCATCTACGCTGGGGGAGTTTCGAGCGTGGATGATGTGCTCAAGCTGAGGAGGGTCGGCTTCTCTGGAGCCATAGTCGGGAAAGCCCTTTACGAGAGTGAAGTCAGCCTGAAAGAGCTTCTGGAGGTTCTGGAATGTTAG
- a CDS encoding HAD family hydrolase: MKWIIFDVDGVLIDVRESYDLATKLTVEYFLRLFEVKKRIKLEWIRKLRRKGAFGDDFKVSEALILFAIAGDVEGLIEEFPEGEGINWVRERFGIGLFNGSIEQVFNTFYLGEHYPGRLFDFDGLWKKERPIVRTELLEMAKKRFKLGVITGRSALELELAEKLIDFHFEKAVTRELYVKPDPRAIWHLTRGEDGVYIGDTVNDELLVENYRKEYGRDFDFVLVGRDIENVNELLENLLG, translated from the coding sequence ATGAAGTGGATCATCTTCGACGTTGACGGCGTTCTGATTGACGTCCGCGAGAGCTACGACCTAGCCACAAAGCTCACGGTGGAGTACTTCCTCAGACTCTTCGAGGTTAAGAAGAGAATCAAGCTAGAGTGGATAAGGAAGCTTAGACGGAAGGGAGCTTTTGGTGATGACTTCAAGGTCAGCGAGGCGCTGATACTCTTTGCGATAGCCGGAGACGTTGAAGGGCTCATAGAGGAGTTTCCGGAGGGCGAAGGAATAAACTGGGTTCGCGAAAGATTCGGGATTGGACTCTTCAACGGAAGCATTGAGCAGGTTTTTAACACATTTTACCTGGGCGAGCACTACCCGGGAAGGCTCTTCGATTTCGACGGCCTCTGGAAGAAGGAGAGGCCAATAGTAAGGACGGAACTGCTCGAGATGGCCAAAAAGCGGTTCAAGCTCGGCGTTATAACGGGGAGAAGCGCATTGGAGCTTGAGCTGGCGGAGAAGCTCATAGACTTCCACTTCGAGAAGGCTGTGACGAGGGAGCTCTACGTGAAGCCCGATCCGAGGGCAATATGGCACCTCACCAGGGGTGAAGACGGGGTTTACATAGGGGACACCGTGAACGACGAACTGCTCGTGGAAAACTACAGAAAGGAATACGGAAGGGATTTTGACTTTGTCTTGGTTGGAAGAGATATTGAAAACGTTAATGAATTATTGGAGAACTTATTGGGGTGA
- the hisH gene encoding imidazole glycerol phosphate synthase subunit HisH encodes MIAIVDLDIGNLANVRKALGGVITSDPYEIEKAEKIVLPGVGNFGAVMEKLEPLRGVILDAINDGKPFLGICLGLQLLFEWSEESRGKGLGAFEGNVVRFRGVRTPHIGWNQVWQKKECKLFEGIKDGAYFYFVHSYYAQPADEGIIAGVTDYKSKGNEVVFTSAVCRDNVFAVQFHPEKSSRNGLRLLANFRRL; translated from the coding sequence GTGATTGCAATAGTTGATCTTGACATAGGCAACTTGGCCAACGTGAGGAAAGCCCTCGGAGGAGTAATTACGAGCGACCCCTATGAAATAGAAAAAGCCGAGAAAATAGTCCTGCCCGGGGTTGGAAACTTTGGAGCTGTGATGGAGAAGCTTGAGCCTTTGAGGGGAGTTATCTTGGATGCTATAAACGACGGAAAGCCGTTCCTTGGGATATGCCTTGGACTTCAATTGCTGTTTGAGTGGAGTGAAGAAAGCAGGGGTAAGGGCTTAGGTGCCTTCGAGGGTAACGTTGTGAGGTTTAGAGGAGTCAGAACGCCGCACATAGGCTGGAACCAGGTGTGGCAGAAAAAAGAATGCAAGCTCTTTGAGGGCATAAAGGACGGAGCTTACTTCTACTTTGTCCACTCCTACTACGCCCAGCCAGCGGACGAGGGCATAATCGCCGGAGTTACCGATTACAAGTCCAAGGGGAACGAGGTCGTCTTTACCTCAGCAGTCTGCAGGGACAACGTCTTCGCGGTGCAGTTCCACCCTGAAAAGTCGAGCAGAAACGGGTTGAGACTTTTAGCAAACTTCAGGAGGTTGTGA
- a CDS encoding RAD55 family ATPase, producing the protein MERISTGIKGLDKMLEGGLIPGRTYLVKGGPGTGKTTLTIQFLTEGVKNGEDVLYVTLEESLKTLKEDMSKLGFNLDDPKFDAIDATPVTDKAHNIFAGTFYETFGKSFEKLTSAIQDKVKSKHYSRVAIDPLTMLKLTVKDELDYRTTFIGFLKSLSELGATVILTSDLKTSDVEEYLVSGVIELKTLEVNGRLLRGIMIRKFRGSSFDEQIRPYRITTGGIKVYNNENIFVE; encoded by the coding sequence ATGGAGAGAATATCTACAGGAATAAAAGGACTTGACAAGATGCTTGAAGGTGGCCTAATCCCCGGGAGAACGTACTTGGTTAAAGGTGGCCCGGGAACGGGAAAAACCACTCTCACCATTCAATTCCTCACTGAAGGCGTGAAAAACGGTGAAGACGTCCTCTACGTGACACTTGAGGAATCCCTTAAAACCCTAAAAGAGGATATGTCAAAGCTGGGGTTTAACTTGGACGACCCTAAATTCGATGCAATAGATGCAACTCCCGTTACAGATAAGGCACATAACATCTTTGCTGGTACATTCTACGAGACGTTTGGAAAGAGTTTCGAAAAATTAACGAGTGCAATTCAAGACAAAGTCAAATCTAAACATTATTCAAGGGTGGCTATTGATCCTTTAACAATGCTAAAGCTCACAGTGAAAGATGAACTGGATTACAGGACAACGTTCATAGGTTTCTTGAAGTCACTATCCGAGCTTGGTGCCACTGTCATTTTAACTTCTGATTTAAAGACCAGTGATGTGGAGGAGTACCTGGTAAGTGGGGTCATAGAACTTAAGACCCTTGAAGTAAACGGACGGCTGTTAAGGGGGATTATGATACGAAAATTCCGAGGAAGCTCTTTTGATGAACAAATTAGGCCCTACAGGATAACCACCGGCGGAATTAAGGTCTACAATAATGAGAACATCTTTGTTGAGTGA
- the cas6 gene encoding CRISPR-associated endoribonuclease Cas6 — protein sequence MRIKVSFYSPDGGFIYPNKHAVQGFIYNMLKGTEYGENHDAPRFKFFTFSDFFIDSLGRPTFLVSSPDEGFIRALHSSLKDRVRVYIGTQELIIDELKKFRLPLKKRFQTGSPVVLYRDSRKNEYFKLHAHRDLNFFLRRLKENAEKKYNAFYGDEFTLEGPIFDRMIPKLRRNGKLDVYVKVVKQGVPFPVIGSNWELLEKERIKPGERRFYRFIMETGLGEKNSLGFGFLNPIRG from the coding sequence ATGCGCATTAAGGTCAGTTTTTATTCCCCTGATGGTGGGTTTATTTATCCCAACAAGCACGCCGTTCAGGGGTTCATCTACAACATGCTGAAGGGCACGGAGTACGGGGAAAACCACGACGCACCGAGGTTCAAGTTCTTTACATTCTCGGACTTTTTCATAGACTCCCTGGGAAGGCCGACCTTCTTGGTCTCCTCCCCGGACGAGGGCTTCATCAGGGCACTCCACTCCAGCCTGAAGGACAGGGTCAGGGTATACATAGGGACGCAGGAGCTCATTATAGACGAGCTGAAGAAGTTCAGGCTCCCCCTGAAAAAACGCTTTCAAACGGGCTCCCCGGTGGTGTTATACCGGGACTCGCGGAAAAACGAGTACTTCAAGCTCCACGCCCATAGAGACCTGAACTTCTTCCTGAGACGGCTGAAGGAGAACGCGGAGAAGAAATACAACGCCTTCTACGGGGACGAGTTTACACTGGAAGGGCCGATATTCGACAGGATGATACCCAAGCTGAGGAGAAACGGCAAGCTCGACGTTTACGTCAAGGTCGTCAAGCAGGGAGTTCCGTTTCCCGTTATCGGCTCCAACTGGGAGCTTCTCGAAAAGGAGCGCATAAAGCCCGGGGAGCGGAGGTTCTACAGGTTCATAATGGAGACCGGGCTGGGCGAGAAGAACAGCCTTGGATTCGGCTTTTTGAACCCAATAAGGGGGTGA
- the hisC gene encoding histidinol-phosphate transaminase yields the protein MRIRPLVKSFQPYKVLEGDYRIWLDKNENPFDLSPEIKEEIFEELKRVPFNRYPHITADPLRERIAEFLGIDKENIIVGNGSDELISLILKLFDGDHIVISSPTFGMYGFFAKFEGINLIDVPLDENFRLQNVEEYAENARALFICSPNNPTGNTQDREKIISVLETGAPVVLDEAYVEFAKGSNVDLISEYDNLIVLRTFSKAFGLAGVRVGYAVGSEEIIDHLHRIKPPFTLDSISMKIAGLMLDHYDLVKRNIDYIIKERERIYRKFKDYAYPSEANFILMKLNAYEFLLEKGIVVRKLGGRLTGHIRVTVGKREENDELIGALKEFMEGRG from the coding sequence ATGAGGATTAGGCCTCTTGTTAAATCCTTCCAGCCATATAAAGTCTTGGAGGGAGATTACAGAATATGGCTTGACAAGAACGAGAATCCCTTCGATTTATCACCGGAGATAAAGGAGGAGATTTTTGAAGAGCTAAAGCGGGTTCCCTTCAACAGATACCCTCACATCACCGCTGACCCGCTGAGGGAAAGGATAGCAGAGTTTTTAGGGATTGACAAAGAAAACATAATCGTTGGAAACGGGAGTGATGAACTGATAAGCCTAATTTTGAAGCTCTTTGATGGGGATCACATAGTCATAAGCTCCCCCACCTTTGGGATGTACGGCTTCTTTGCAAAGTTCGAGGGAATCAATTTAATCGATGTCCCACTGGATGAGAACTTCAGACTTCAGAACGTCGAGGAGTATGCGGAAAACGCCAGGGCACTCTTTATCTGCTCCCCAAACAACCCCACGGGCAACACTCAAGATAGAGAAAAGATAATAAGCGTCCTTGAAACCGGTGCTCCTGTCGTCTTGGATGAAGCGTACGTAGAGTTTGCAAAGGGCAGCAACGTGGATCTAATCAGTGAGTACGACAATTTAATAGTCCTGAGGACGTTCTCAAAGGCCTTCGGGCTTGCAGGAGTCAGAGTTGGCTATGCAGTCGGGAGTGAAGAGATAATAGACCACCTCCATCGAATCAAACCGCCCTTTACTCTAGACTCCATCTCAATGAAGATAGCAGGGCTCATGCTCGACCACTACGATCTAGTCAAACGGAACATCGATTACATAATCAAGGAGCGTGAGCGAATTTATCGGAAGTTCAAGGACTACGCGTATCCGAGCGAGGCCAACTTCATCCTGATGAAGCTTAATGCTTACGAATTTTTACTCGAAAAGGGCATCGTGGTAAGAAAGCTCGGCGGAAGATTGACGGGGCACATAAGGGTTACCGTCGGCAAAAGGGAGGAGAACGACGAGCTGATTGGGGCGTTGAAGGAGTTCATGGAGGGGAGAGGATGA
- a CDS encoding TIGR01177 family methyltransferase, with translation MLYLEILGNLPEMARDEVKAMLELSGGEIAGQDYLFLKLDADKRAFHYLNRLGLSHEYGELLIEANSLEELLEKAKEIEWPISGTFKVDTETMANCKYNVIDLPRKLGAVIHGKGFRVNLSKPDTLVRVYCGEKLYAGIRYRFFDPKDFERRKAHHRPFFRPISLHPRISRALVNLTKAREEILDPFMGAGGILMEAGLIGLKVYGVDIKPEMVEGARLNLEHFGVKDYELRLGDATKLEELFPDKKFEAVATDPPYGTSATLAGRARDELYRKALRSIYNVLEDGGRLAIAFPTSFDGEAEAEKVGFKLVGKYYQRVHKSLERYFYVFEK, from the coding sequence ATGCTCTACCTGGAGATACTCGGAAACCTTCCAGAGATGGCCAGAGATGAAGTTAAAGCTATGCTCGAGCTCTCGGGCGGTGAAATAGCGGGTCAGGATTATCTGTTCCTCAAGCTCGACGCCGATAAGAGGGCTTTCCATTACCTGAACCGCCTTGGCCTGTCCCATGAGTACGGGGAACTCTTAATCGAGGCCAACTCCCTAGAGGAACTCCTGGAAAAGGCCAAAGAAATTGAGTGGCCGATAAGCGGAACCTTCAAGGTGGACACAGAGACCATGGCTAACTGCAAATACAATGTTATAGACCTCCCGAGGAAGCTGGGGGCCGTGATACACGGCAAAGGTTTCCGTGTGAACCTTTCGAAACCGGACACCCTTGTGAGGGTCTACTGCGGCGAAAAGCTCTATGCCGGGATAAGATACCGCTTTTTCGACCCCAAAGACTTCGAAAGGAGAAAGGCCCACCACAGGCCGTTCTTCCGGCCGATTTCACTCCACCCAAGGATTTCAAGGGCGCTGGTAAACCTGACGAAGGCAAGGGAGGAAATCCTCGACCCCTTCATGGGTGCCGGCGGGATTCTGATGGAGGCCGGCTTGATAGGCCTGAAGGTCTACGGCGTTGACATAAAACCCGAGATGGTTGAAGGGGCAAGGCTCAACCTCGAGCACTTTGGTGTTAAGGACTACGAACTCAGGCTCGGCGACGCGACAAAGCTGGAGGAGCTTTTCCCGGACAAGAAGTTTGAAGCCGTAGCAACGGACCCGCCCTACGGGACTTCGGCAACTCTTGCCGGAAGGGCGAGGGACGAGCTTTACAGGAAAGCCCTGAGGAGCATCTACAACGTCCTTGAAGACGGCGGCAGGCTGGCGATAGCGTTCCCCACGAGCTTCGATGGGGAAGCCGAGGCTGAGAAGGTCGGCTTTAAGCTGGTCGGCAAGTACTACCAGCGCGTGCACAAGAGTTTAGAAAGGTATTTCTACGTGTTTGAGAAGTGA
- the proC gene encoding pyrroline-5-carboxylate reductase: MKVAVIGAGTIGGAVAKALAEAGHSVIATRRSVEKAMWLEEHGVRVIRNNVEAAEWAEVVFIAVKPNKVPGVLREINKAIGGKLVISLAAGIPLKNLKRLAPKAKFVRAMPNIAILVKESFTAYTSDGLSEEDITIVENLFSSFGKCLRVDEEHMDAITGLSGSGPAYVSVFLEAMIYGGLRVGLPRDVAKLAAAQTLLGTAKLLLESENHPAEIRDMVITPGGTTIDGIFELEEGKIRTAIMKAVDAATKKSKILSVEIKK; the protein is encoded by the coding sequence TTGAAGGTGGCGGTTATAGGTGCCGGAACAATTGGTGGGGCGGTAGCAAAGGCTCTGGCCGAAGCTGGCCACTCGGTAATCGCAACACGGAGGAGCGTCGAAAAGGCCATGTGGTTAGAGGAACACGGCGTCAGGGTCATCAGGAATAACGTCGAGGCCGCGGAATGGGCGGAGGTAGTTTTTATCGCGGTCAAGCCAAACAAAGTGCCTGGAGTCCTCAGAGAGATCAATAAAGCAATAGGCGGTAAGCTTGTAATTTCACTGGCTGCAGGAATTCCCCTTAAGAACCTCAAACGGCTAGCACCCAAAGCCAAGTTCGTGAGGGCAATGCCCAATATAGCCATCTTAGTCAAGGAGTCATTTACGGCATACACATCGGATGGGCTGAGCGAAGAAGATATAACAATCGTTGAGAATCTCTTCAGCTCATTTGGAAAGTGCCTTAGAGTTGATGAGGAGCACATGGATGCCATAACTGGTTTAAGTGGTTCAGGACCGGCCTATGTTTCCGTGTTCTTGGAAGCAATGATTTATGGTGGACTCAGGGTGGGTCTTCCGAGGGATGTTGCAAAGCTCGCCGCAGCGCAGACCTTGCTCGGGACAGCGAAGCTTCTCTTAGAGAGCGAAAACCATCCTGCGGAAATCAGAGACATGGTTATAACGCCAGGAGGAACCACAATAGATGGTATCTTTGAGCTGGAGGAGGGAAAGATAAGAACGGCAATAATGAAGGCCGTTGACGCTGCGACAAAGAAATCTAAGATACTCTCAGTAGAAATCAAAAAGTAG
- the hisF gene encoding imidazole glycerol phosphate synthase subunit HisF yields the protein MLAKRIIAALDIKEGRVVKGIKFQNIRDAGDPIELARRYEEEGIDEIVFLDITASFEKRKILLDLVKRIAEEIYVPFTVGGGIKSVEEIREIIKSGADKVFLNTAAVNNPELVREAAKVVGSANLVIAIDAKWNGEYWEVYTHGGRKARGINAVEWAKEVERLGAGEILLTSMDTDGTQEGFDIPLTKAIVEAVDIPVIASGGAGSPEHFYEAFKIGAEAALAASIFHYGKYTVRELKEYLAEKGIPVRLNY from the coding sequence ATGTTAGCCAAGAGGATTATAGCCGCTCTTGACATAAAAGAGGGGAGAGTCGTCAAGGGAATAAAGTTCCAGAACATTAGAGATGCTGGCGACCCAATAGAGCTCGCCAGGAGATACGAGGAAGAAGGGATAGATGAGATCGTCTTCCTCGACATCACAGCATCGTTTGAGAAGAGGAAAATCCTGCTCGACCTCGTTAAACGGATAGCGGAGGAAATATACGTCCCCTTCACTGTCGGAGGCGGGATAAAGAGCGTTGAGGAGATAAGAGAGATAATCAAAAGCGGCGCGGATAAAGTTTTTCTCAACACTGCCGCAGTGAACAACCCCGAGCTCGTGAGGGAAGCAGCAAAGGTTGTCGGCTCTGCGAATTTAGTGATAGCGATTGATGCAAAGTGGAACGGGGAGTACTGGGAGGTCTACACCCACGGGGGAAGGAAGGCGAGGGGGATTAACGCAGTAGAGTGGGCCAAGGAAGTCGAGAGGCTCGGTGCCGGCGAGATACTGCTCACAAGCATGGACACTGATGGGACCCAGGAGGGCTTTGACATTCCCTTAACCAAAGCTATCGTTGAAGCAGTTGATATCCCAGTCATTGCTTCTGGCGGCGCTGGAAGTCCAGAGCACTTCTACGAGGCTTTCAAGATTGGAGCAGAGGCTGCTTTGGCAGCTTCAATCTTCCACTACGGGAAATACACGGTCAGGGAGCTGAAGGAGTATTTGGCTGAAAAGGGCATACCCGTGAGGCTGAACTACTGA
- the hisIE gene encoding bifunctional phosphoribosyl-AMP cyclohydrolase/phosphoribosyl-ATP diphosphatase HisIE yields the protein MDELINRVNWEKNGGIVPVIVQDTRGEVLTLAYMSREALRKTLETGYAHYYSRSQDRIRMKGEVSGNVQLVKEVRVDCDNDALLLIVEPKGPACHTGNYSCFYRKLGEPERIAEEIDYSLTILRELEELIKQRKEKLLDGSYTSKLFAEGKEKIYKKFGEEAIEVLVAEDRERIIYETADMLYHLLVLLAYNDISLGEVMTELRRRRK from the coding sequence ATGGATGAGCTGATTAATAGGGTCAACTGGGAAAAGAATGGTGGAATCGTTCCCGTAATCGTTCAGGACACGAGGGGAGAAGTTTTAACGCTGGCCTATATGAGCAGAGAAGCATTGAGGAAAACGCTTGAAACGGGTTATGCTCACTACTACTCGCGCTCACAGGACAGAATTAGGATGAAGGGGGAAGTCAGTGGCAACGTCCAGCTCGTGAAGGAGGTGAGGGTAGACTGCGACAACGATGCGTTGCTTTTAATCGTCGAGCCCAAAGGACCTGCCTGCCACACGGGGAACTATTCCTGCTTTTACCGGAAGCTTGGCGAGCCTGAGAGGATAGCAGAGGAGATAGACTACTCGCTCACAATCCTAAGAGAGCTTGAAGAACTGATAAAGCAGAGAAAGGAAAAGCTTCTCGATGGATCTTACACCTCAAAACTCTTTGCTGAAGGGAAAGAGAAGATTTACAAGAAATTCGGGGAGGAAGCCATCGAGGTCCTCGTCGCAGAGGACAGGGAAAGGATAATCTACGAGACCGCTGATATGCTCTACCACCTCCTGGTTCTCTTAGCATACAACGACATAAGTTTGGGCGAGGTTATGACCGAGCTGAGGAGGCGCAGGAAATGA
- the hisB gene encoding imidazoleglycerol-phosphate dehydratase HisB, whose translation MRRKTKETDIAVEIGVEGGIETGDRVFDHLLTALFFYMEQNVSIRASYDLRHHLWEDLGIVLGEELREKIRGKKIARFGNAVMPMDDALVLVAVDISRPYLNLELDVKESEEGFEVTLVREFLWALARTLNATIHVKQLAGINAHHIIEATFKGLGIALKQALRESERLESTKGVL comes from the coding sequence ATGAGGCGCAAAACGAAAGAGACCGACATAGCTGTGGAGATTGGCGTTGAGGGAGGCATAGAGACGGGAGACAGAGTGTTCGACCACCTCCTCACCGCTTTATTCTTTTACATGGAGCAGAATGTCAGCATCAGGGCGAGCTACGATTTGAGGCACCACCTATGGGAAGACCTGGGTATAGTCCTTGGAGAGGAGCTTAGGGAGAAAATTAGGGGCAAAAAGATAGCGCGCTTCGGAAATGCCGTAATGCCCATGGACGATGCACTGGTTCTGGTCGCTGTGGACATATCAAGGCCCTACCTCAACCTTGAGCTTGACGTGAAGGAGAGCGAAGAGGGCTTCGAGGTTACGCTCGTCAGGGAGTTCCTCTGGGCGCTGGCGAGGACGCTGAATGCAACAATCCACGTGAAGCAGCTGGCTGGAATAAACGCCCACCACATAATCGAAGCGACCTTTAAGGGACTCGGCATTGCTTTAAAACAGGCTTTGAGAGAGAGTGAGCGTTTGGAGAGCACAAAGGGGGTGCTGTAG